Proteins co-encoded in one Marinomonas sp. IMCC 4694 genomic window:
- the sppA gene encoding signal peptide peptidase SppA: protein MSWTEDEDKQAALNDLKAAPLETTAPESEKKSDPNTAIWTLLEKTLNDNLIEKRRARRWKIFFRLFTFSILLTVLAIWLVRDNLQSVHLESDTVAMIPMRGVIGANAEIESSVFVRLLDDAYQNRRLQGVVIEMNSPGGSPVHSGIIYDAIRHKQQSYPAIPIIVVVEDMAASGGYYIASAATEIYADKASLVGSIGVISSGFDASNLLEKIGVERRTFTAGRNKAFLDPFSPMTDEAKAKWQAVLDETHQQFIDAVKEGRGSKLIQTDDVFSGMVFTGSQAVKIGLVDGLSSVNAILDSRFPSADVVYFQPTQNSWKELAKEFGVEIATKAINRTQLQ from the coding sequence ATGAGTTGGACAGAAGACGAAGATAAACAGGCGGCTCTTAATGATCTGAAAGCCGCACCACTTGAGACAACAGCGCCGGAAAGTGAAAAAAAGAGTGACCCAAACACGGCTATTTGGACACTTCTCGAAAAAACACTAAATGACAACCTTATCGAAAAACGTCGCGCTCGACGCTGGAAAATCTTTTTTCGTCTCTTCACTTTTTCAATCTTACTGACCGTGCTTGCAATTTGGCTAGTTAGAGACAATCTTCAAAGTGTCCATTTGGAGTCGGACACCGTTGCTATGATTCCTATGCGTGGGGTTATTGGCGCCAATGCGGAAATAGAATCTTCAGTGTTTGTAAGGCTACTGGATGACGCTTATCAGAATCGTCGCTTACAAGGCGTTGTAATTGAAATGAACAGCCCAGGAGGCAGCCCTGTGCATTCGGGTATTATTTATGACGCTATTCGCCACAAACAACAGAGTTATCCAGCGATTCCCATTATCGTTGTGGTAGAAGACATGGCGGCATCGGGTGGGTATTATATTGCCTCTGCGGCAACGGAGATCTACGCAGATAAAGCCAGTTTAGTGGGCTCTATTGGCGTGATATCGTCGGGTTTTGATGCAAGTAACTTGTTGGAAAAAATTGGCGTTGAGCGTCGGACTTTTACCGCTGGTCGTAATAAAGCATTCTTGGACCCTTTTAGTCCAATGACAGACGAAGCTAAAGCGAAATGGCAAGCGGTTTTAGATGAGACTCATCAACAATTTATTGATGCCGTAAAAGAGGGTCGTGGAAGTAAGTTGATCCAAACAGATGATGTCTTTTCAGGCATGGTGTTTACTGGTTCGCAAGCGGTCAAGATAGGCTTGGTTGATGGCTTATCCAGTGTTAACGCTATCTTAGATTCTCGCTTTCCTTCCGCTGACGTGGTGTATTTTCAGCCGACTCAAAACTCTTGGAAAGAACTGGCAAAAGAGTTTGGTGTTGAAATAGCGACCAAGGCGATTAACCGCACTCAATTACAGTAA
- the aroC gene encoding chorismate synthase has product MSGNTFGILFKVTTFGESHGLALGAIVDGCPPGIEICEADLQRDLDLRKPGTSKHTTQRREADEVKILSGVFEGKTTGTPIGLQIENTDQRSKDYGNIADTFRPAHADYTYDQKYGFRDYRGGGRSSARETAMRVAAGAIAKKYLKQQFGIEIHGFLSQLGPIKLEAKDLSQVYENSFFSPDPEAIPALEAYMTALRREEDSVGAKITVIAKNLMPGLGEPVFDRLDADIAKAMMSINAVKGVEIGDGFAVVEQKGSEHRDEMSPEGFLSNHAGGVLGGISSGQDIVVHIALKPTSSITTPGKSIDRAGNAIEVVTKGRHDPCVGIRATPIAEAMLALTIMDHLLRHRGQNADVVCPTPIINAQA; this is encoded by the coding sequence ATGTCTGGTAATACATTTGGAATACTTTTTAAAGTCACCACCTTTGGTGAAAGTCATGGTCTTGCCCTTGGAGCCATCGTAGATGGCTGTCCTCCTGGCATTGAAATTTGCGAAGCAGACTTACAACGTGATCTGGATTTACGTAAACCGGGCACGTCAAAACACACGACCCAGCGCCGTGAAGCCGATGAAGTTAAAATATTGTCGGGCGTGTTTGAAGGCAAAACCACCGGCACACCAATTGGTCTACAGATAGAGAATACCGATCAGCGTTCAAAGGATTATGGCAATATTGCCGATACTTTTCGCCCAGCGCACGCAGATTATACCTACGATCAAAAATACGGCTTTCGTGATTATAGAGGCGGAGGTCGCTCTTCTGCTCGTGAAACGGCCATGCGTGTAGCGGCTGGCGCCATTGCCAAAAAGTACCTAAAACAGCAATTTGGTATCGAAATACACGGTTTTTTGTCTCAACTAGGCCCGATTAAACTCGAAGCAAAAGATTTAAGCCAAGTATATGAAAACAGTTTTTTCAGCCCCGATCCTGAAGCCATTCCAGCACTTGAAGCCTACATGACGGCCTTGCGTCGTGAAGAGGATTCTGTCGGTGCTAAAATCACCGTGATTGCCAAAAATTTAATGCCAGGATTGGGCGAGCCTGTTTTTGATCGTTTAGATGCAGATATCGCCAAAGCCATGATGAGCATTAACGCGGTTAAAGGGGTAGAAATTGGTGATGGCTTTGCAGTCGTCGAGCAAAAAGGCAGCGAACATCGTGACGAAATGTCACCAGAGGGTTTTTTAAGCAATCACGCCGGTGGCGTACTAGGCGGTATTTCATCAGGTCAAGATATAGTTGTTCACATTGCTCTCAAACCTACGTCGAGTATTACAACGCCTGGTAAAAGCATCGATCGTGCCGGTAACGCAATAGAGGTCGTCACAAAAGGTCGCCATGATCCGTGTGTCGGCATTCGCGCGACACCCATCGCAGAAGCGATGTTAGCCTTGACGATTATGGATCACTTGCTCAGACATCGTGGACAAAATGCCGATGTTGTGTGTCCGACCCCCATCATAAACGCTCAGGCTTAA
- a CDS encoding MaoC family dehydratase: protein MTTSYTLEQLSIDQSIEYRKYVTEADVHAFADITGDNNPVHLDAEYAAATSFGKPIAHGMLTAGFISAAIGTRLPGPGCIYLEQTLKFRAPVFIGQEVVTTVKVTDINTRRRRATLKTVCECEGKVVVTGEATIMLPAAV from the coding sequence ATGACAACGAGTTACACATTAGAGCAGCTTTCAATCGATCAAAGTATTGAATATCGTAAATACGTTACAGAAGCCGACGTTCACGCTTTTGCTGACATTACAGGGGATAATAACCCTGTTCACCTTGACGCAGAATACGCTGCCGCGACTTCATTCGGTAAACCTATTGCTCATGGCATGTTGACCGCTGGTTTTATTTCTGCCGCCATAGGCACTCGCCTACCTGGACCGGGCTGTATTTATTTGGAGCAAACTCTTAAATTTCGGGCACCGGTGTTTATTGGGCAAGAAGTGGTTACCACAGTGAAAGTCACTGACATTAATACGCGCCGCCGCCGAGCTACACTTAAAACGGTATGTGAATGCGAAGGGAAAGTCGTGGTGACTGGCGAAGCCACTATTATGCTGCCAGCCGCAGTATAA
- the yjjX gene encoding inosine/xanthosine triphosphatase encodes MPINNQQDEIHLCVGSMNPVKIAAAKHAFALMFPKHSIQCTAKNALSGVPDQPMSESETRLGAQNRVRFCSEQTTTTYIDYFVAMEGGVDVFEEGPCTFAYVAILSQTGTLLTGRSANLPLPKSVYPRLQAHEELGSVMDDMFNTDNIKQKGGAIGLLTNHVATRESIYIQALVLALAPALHPELY; translated from the coding sequence ATGCCTATCAATAACCAACAGGACGAAATACATCTCTGCGTTGGATCGATGAATCCCGTTAAAATTGCCGCTGCAAAACACGCTTTCGCATTAATGTTCCCTAAACATTCTATCCAATGTACGGCAAAGAACGCTTTATCGGGCGTGCCGGATCAACCCATGAGTGAATCAGAAACACGCCTTGGCGCACAAAATCGCGTGCGATTTTGCTCTGAACAAACGACGACGACATACATAGATTACTTTGTCGCCATGGAAGGAGGCGTTGATGTGTTCGAGGAAGGCCCGTGTACGTTTGCGTACGTCGCCATATTGAGCCAAACAGGTACATTGTTAACAGGGCGTTCTGCCAATTTGCCTTTACCGAAGAGCGTATATCCACGCTTGCAAGCGCATGAAGAACTCGGCAGCGTCATGGATGACATGTTCAACACAGACAATATAAAACAGAAGGGCGGTGCGATTGGTTTATTAACCAATCACGTCGCCACACGAGAAAGCATTTACATTCAAGCATTGGTTTTGGCATTAGCGCCGGCTTTGCACCCAGAACTTTATTAA
- the yjjG gene encoding pyrimidine 5'-nucleotidase: protein MTYQWVLFDADETLFHFDNFSGLKHLFAQYDVVFGQTEFDQYQSLNKPLWVAYQEGKITAEQLQTRRFEYWSNRLNVDAKRLNEQFLDAMAQICTTLPGAVELVQFLHDKHIKMGIITNGFARLQQVRLERTGFLPYFSPVVISELVGVAKPHPKIFEKAREQMGYPDKKDILMVGDTLESDIRGGNEAGLDTCWLNHHRNQHQTLDIKPTYEIHSLFELQQLLTNK from the coding sequence ATGACGTACCAATGGGTTCTTTTTGATGCAGACGAAACCTTATTTCATTTCGACAATTTCTCTGGCCTAAAACACCTGTTTGCGCAGTATGACGTGGTATTTGGACAGACCGAATTTGATCAATACCAATCCCTAAATAAGCCGCTTTGGGTGGCTTATCAAGAAGGAAAAATCACTGCGGAGCAACTGCAAACACGTCGATTTGAATATTGGAGCAACCGCCTTAATGTTGACGCTAAACGGTTAAATGAACAGTTTTTGGATGCAATGGCACAAATTTGTACGACTTTACCGGGCGCCGTCGAATTGGTTCAGTTTTTACACGATAAACACATAAAAATGGGCATCATCACCAATGGTTTTGCTCGGCTGCAACAGGTCCGATTAGAGCGAACGGGGTTTTTACCGTATTTTAGCCCTGTCGTTATCTCAGAATTAGTTGGCGTAGCTAAACCACACCCAAAGATCTTTGAAAAAGCCCGTGAACAAATGGGATATCCAGACAAGAAAGACATACTCATGGTAGGCGATACATTAGAATCCGACATCCGAGGTGGCAACGAGGCTGGCTTAGATACGTGCTGGCTTAACCATCATCGCAATCAGCACCAAACCTTAGACATAAAGCCAACGTACGAAATTCATTCGCTGTTTGAACTGCAGCAATTATTAACCAACAAATGA
- a CDS encoding MFS transporter — protein sequence MLAYQWGIFAIALGTFGLGTTEFMPMGLLPVIAEGVDASIPAAGLLISAYAIGVMIGAPFITLYLSKYSQKTALLALMVIFIVGNVLSALAINYETFLLSRVVTSLSHGAFFGIGAMVAMNLAPLHKKGSAVASIFLGLTIANIVGVPITTWLGQTFDWRLSFAVTALLGVIAFWGIRRNLPTMPTSIRPNVKHELNAIKQPAALRAFATTVMCAGSMFTLYTYIAPIMQTLAQASDNAIATMLALTGIGFTLGNYISGKVTDKSPDLALFVFLGLQVVVLVLFQFTSTSVIGAGISILLWGVVIFGSGPPLQMQVMKIADEAPGLASSINIGAFNLGNAVGAALGGLVISLGFGFEWIPTAAALLSFIGLMMVWMNRRMAKRST from the coding sequence ATGCTTGCTTACCAATGGGGCATTTTTGCCATTGCTCTTGGTACTTTTGGGTTAGGTACAACCGAGTTTATGCCAATGGGTTTATTACCCGTGATCGCAGAGGGCGTTGATGCCTCGATTCCTGCTGCAGGTTTACTCATTAGTGCCTATGCGATAGGCGTGATGATTGGCGCACCATTTATTACTCTTTATTTGAGCAAATACAGTCAAAAAACCGCTTTGCTGGCCTTAATGGTCATATTCATTGTAGGAAATGTGTTGTCGGCGCTTGCTATTAACTATGAAACCTTTTTGCTGTCGCGTGTTGTGACCAGTTTATCCCATGGCGCTTTTTTTGGAATCGGCGCCATGGTGGCGATGAATTTAGCGCCATTACATAAAAAAGGTTCAGCCGTGGCGTCGATCTTCTTGGGGCTAACCATAGCAAATATCGTGGGGGTGCCTATTACGACTTGGCTAGGGCAAACGTTTGATTGGCGCCTGTCCTTTGCTGTTACGGCGTTGTTAGGCGTGATTGCTTTTTGGGGTATCCGCCGCAATTTACCCACGATGCCAACCTCCATCAGACCCAATGTTAAGCATGAGCTCAATGCCATTAAGCAACCGGCTGCCTTGCGTGCTTTTGCCACCACGGTGATGTGTGCAGGGTCTATGTTTACCTTATACACTTACATTGCACCCATTATGCAAACCTTGGCTCAAGCCTCTGATAACGCGATTGCCACCATGCTGGCGTTGACAGGCATTGGCTTTACGCTTGGCAACTACATTAGCGGTAAAGTCACCGATAAATCACCTGATTTGGCTTTGTTTGTTTTCCTTGGCTTACAAGTAGTGGTTTTAGTGTTATTTCAGTTTACATCTACCTCCGTTATAGGGGCAGGCATTAGCATCTTATTGTGGGGCGTTGTGATTTTTGGCAGCGGACCACCATTGCAGATGCAAGTCATGAAAATAGCCGATGAAGCTCCAGGGTTAGCCTCGTCTATTAATATCGGCGCTTTTAATCTAGGGAATGCCGTGGGCGCTGCTTTGGGAGGCTTGGTTATTAGCTTAGGGTTTGGTTTTGAATGGATTCCTACCGCGGCGGCTTTGTTATCCTTTATCGGTTTGATGATGGTATGGATGAATCGTCGTATGGCGAAACGCTCAACTTAA
- the prmB gene encoding 50S ribosomal protein L3 N(5)-glutamine methyltransferase — protein MSNQQTAVRDLSTIKDFIRWTFSRFQHADLFYGHGTDNAWDEAVQLVMGALKLPLDFDRDMLDCALTHNEKKRLLRLIHTRITKREPLPYLLGEAWFMGLPFKVTKDTLIPRSPILSLLENEFTPWLTRYPLHILDMCTGSGCLGIAAAMVFEDAQVDLSDISDAALAVAEHNIQRHQVEDRVQAIHSDMFKALAGKQYDLIICNPPYVDAQDFKNAPPEFHNEPELALTSGEDGLDFTHDFLSQVALYLQDDGILVYEVGNTETALQAAYPDVPFMWIELEQGGNGVFILTKEQLSDLLQERN, from the coding sequence ATGAGCAACCAACAAACCGCTGTTCGAGATTTATCGACCATCAAAGACTTCATTCGCTGGACATTCAGTCGCTTTCAGCATGCCGATTTATTTTATGGTCACGGTACAGATAATGCTTGGGACGAAGCCGTTCAGTTGGTAATGGGAGCCTTGAAGTTACCACTTGATTTTGACCGCGATATGCTAGATTGCGCGCTCACTCACAATGAAAAAAAACGCCTACTCAGACTCATCCATACACGAATCACAAAACGTGAACCTTTGCCTTACCTATTAGGCGAAGCGTGGTTCATGGGCTTACCCTTTAAAGTGACAAAAGACACGCTTATACCGCGCTCTCCCATTCTTTCATTATTAGAAAATGAATTTACGCCTTGGCTGACTCGTTATCCTTTGCACATTTTAGACATGTGTACGGGGTCAGGTTGCTTAGGAATCGCAGCAGCGATGGTATTTGAAGATGCGCAGGTCGATCTTTCTGACATAAGCGACGCGGCTCTGGCCGTAGCCGAGCACAATATTCAGCGCCATCAAGTCGAAGATCGAGTGCAAGCGATACATTCCGATATGTTTAAGGCGTTGGCAGGCAAGCAATATGACTTAATTATTTGCAACCCGCCTTATGTAGACGCTCAAGATTTTAAAAATGCTCCGCCTGAATTTCATAATGAGCCTGAGCTGGCTTTAACCTCAGGGGAAGATGGATTAGATTTCACCCACGATTTTTTATCCCAAGTCGCGCTTTATTTACAAGATGACGGTATATTGGTTTACGAAGTCGGAAACACAGAAACCGCGCTGCAAGCCGCTTATCCAGACGTTCCCTTTATGTGGATCGAATTAGAGCAGGGTGGTAATGGCGTGTTTATCCTAACGAAAGAACAACTTAGCGACCTATTACAAGAGCGGAATTAG
- the adhP gene encoding alcohol dehydrogenase AdhP has translation MKAAIATEFGSILKIEEVAQPQIKPHQILVKIHACGVCHTDLHACHGDWPVKPSLPLIPGHEGVGEVVEVGAAVKHIKLGDRVGIPWLFSACGHCEYCLSGDENLCLSQQNAGYSVNGSYAEYCAADADYVVKVPEGLNFLEAAPLFCAGVTTYKALKVSTAKPGNWVAIFGIGGLGHLAVQYAVAMGFRVVAVDTGEAKRQLAMSLGAEFFFDFKMDNVVDLILEGTGGVHASVCTAVSKAGFRQSYDVVRRGGKCVLVGLPPEDLPLPIFNTVLNGVSVVGSIVGTRKDLEECLEFAARGKVKAIIEEKKLDDINTIFADMEKGEITGRIVMSM, from the coding sequence ATGAAAGCTGCCATTGCTACTGAGTTTGGGTCAATTCTAAAAATAGAAGAGGTCGCACAGCCACAGATAAAACCACATCAAATATTAGTGAAAATACACGCCTGCGGTGTGTGTCATACGGATTTACACGCATGCCACGGTGACTGGCCCGTTAAACCGAGTTTACCATTGATTCCTGGGCACGAAGGTGTTGGAGAAGTTGTTGAGGTTGGTGCTGCCGTCAAACATATCAAACTGGGTGATCGTGTAGGTATCCCGTGGTTATTTAGTGCTTGCGGGCACTGTGAATATTGCCTGAGTGGTGATGAAAATCTTTGTTTGTCGCAACAAAATGCAGGGTACTCGGTGAATGGAAGTTATGCAGAATATTGCGCGGCAGACGCAGACTACGTTGTTAAAGTCCCTGAAGGTTTGAACTTCCTTGAAGCGGCACCGTTATTTTGTGCTGGAGTCACCACGTATAAAGCATTAAAAGTGTCTACGGCAAAACCGGGGAATTGGGTTGCCATATTTGGTATTGGTGGACTGGGTCATTTGGCAGTTCAGTACGCGGTAGCAATGGGGTTTCGTGTTGTCGCTGTTGATACAGGTGAAGCAAAGCGCCAATTGGCGATGTCACTCGGGGCTGAGTTTTTCTTTGATTTTAAAATGGATAATGTTGTTGACCTTATTTTAGAAGGAACCGGTGGTGTGCATGCTAGTGTTTGCACGGCGGTTAGCAAAGCGGGCTTTAGACAAAGCTATGATGTGGTTAGACGTGGCGGTAAATGTGTTTTAGTGGGGCTGCCACCAGAAGACTTGCCATTACCTATTTTCAATACCGTTCTTAACGGTGTTAGCGTGGTTGGCTCGATTGTTGGCACAAGAAAAGACCTTGAAGAGTGCCTTGAGTTTGCTGCTAGAGGCAAGGTAAAAGCCATCATCGAAGAAAAAAAGCTGGATGACATCAACACGATTTTCGCCGATATGGAAAAAGGCGAAATAACAGGGCGGATCGTAATGTCTATGTAA
- a CDS encoding heavy metal translocating P-type ATPase, whose translation MEQANNTFILTVTGMSCQGCVSKVRRFIQSTSPDAVIEGWPKENKLMVTSHLNLTELEVIVEEAGFVYKGVQHDGERAHNVTVINTEPQASEGVSPRPTTCANSTQYTQASKHYELSISGMTCAGCVNSVKKALSHSEGVITAEVNFANHTAQVESTGEVDALIEAVKNSGYQASLILNAKTAESDRVQRELLEYRHKTKASLMGLGLGIPLMLYGVLGGSMTVSTLTNRSIWFAVGLLTLWIMVRAGAHYFRGAWKAFTVHQANMDLLIALGTASAWFYSMLVIIVPGWFPLNTQHLYFEASVMIIGLINLGQALELRARRNTSQALHRLLDLRPKMATRVAGTKEHQISVSDIQVGDILRVRSGEKIPVDGVVLEGLSTVNESMLTGEAAPIVKNKDSLLSAGTVNGQGSLLFQATHIGADTRLAQIISMVGKAQNSKPPISVLADKVSAVFVPSVIIIAILTALVWYNVSFYFAQDSALYGYILVTSISVLIIACPCALGLATPISTMIGIGKAAEYGGLIRNGDALQRASELTVLVLDKTGTITQGKPQVMSQAISERAQEEVLLPIVAALERRANHPLADALLQHCEAKWSVQAVDVVAFDSLIGLGVTGQVNNQEYFLGNERLMKEKGIPLDLPLPCLTFSTATPVYLSDKSRLLAIFLIEDPLKQGVELAISNFKAQGLKVIMLTGDHHATATHVANAVGIQDFHAQLMPNDKLDWIKQLQAQGEVVGMIGDGINDAPALAQADVGFAMGAGTDIAMESADITLLSNDLHSVADVIQISRATLKNIKQNLWGAFIYNGLGIPIAAGILFPFTGWLLSPVVAGAAMSLSSVTVVSNANRLRLLRISRTKTQHEVSKNAH comes from the coding sequence ATGGAGCAAGCAAATAACACCTTTATTTTAACGGTGACAGGCATGTCCTGCCAAGGCTGTGTATCGAAAGTTCGCCGATTTATTCAGTCGACAAGCCCTGACGCTGTGATTGAAGGGTGGCCAAAAGAGAACAAATTGATGGTGACTTCTCACCTAAATTTGACTGAATTAGAGGTTATAGTTGAAGAAGCCGGTTTCGTTTATAAGGGTGTACAGCACGATGGTGAGCGCGCTCATAACGTCACTGTTATCAATACGGAGCCCCAAGCTAGCGAAGGCGTTTCACCTCGTCCAACAACCTGTGCAAATTCGACTCAATACACGCAAGCCTCTAAGCACTACGAACTCTCTATTTCAGGGATGACCTGTGCAGGTTGCGTGAACAGCGTGAAAAAGGCATTGAGTCATTCCGAAGGTGTCATTACAGCGGAGGTCAATTTCGCCAATCACACAGCACAAGTCGAATCAACGGGTGAGGTGGATGCGCTGATTGAAGCGGTTAAGAACTCTGGCTACCAAGCCAGCCTTATTTTGAATGCAAAAACAGCGGAAAGTGACAGGGTGCAGAGAGAGCTATTAGAGTATCGACACAAAACCAAAGCGTCGCTGATGGGTCTAGGGCTTGGCATACCGTTAATGCTTTACGGTGTGTTAGGTGGAAGCATGACAGTGAGTACGCTCACTAATAGGTCGATTTGGTTCGCTGTTGGCCTATTGACCTTGTGGATTATGGTGCGTGCTGGGGCGCATTATTTTCGTGGCGCCTGGAAGGCCTTTACTGTTCATCAAGCGAATATGGATTTGTTGATTGCTTTAGGAACCGCCAGTGCTTGGTTTTATTCCATGTTGGTTATCATTGTACCTGGCTGGTTTCCACTCAATACTCAGCATTTGTATTTTGAAGCATCTGTGATGATCATCGGCTTAATCAATCTTGGGCAAGCATTGGAGCTGCGAGCCAGACGTAACACCAGTCAAGCATTACATCGTCTTTTAGATTTGCGACCTAAAATGGCCACTCGTGTAGCAGGGACGAAAGAACACCAGATTTCAGTATCGGATATTCAGGTAGGGGACATTTTACGTGTTCGATCAGGTGAGAAAATCCCCGTGGATGGCGTGGTACTCGAGGGACTCTCAACCGTTAATGAATCCATGTTAACCGGTGAAGCCGCACCTATTGTAAAAAACAAAGACAGCCTGTTGTCAGCCGGCACCGTTAATGGCCAAGGCAGTTTGCTATTTCAAGCTACTCATATAGGTGCTGATACACGGCTTGCACAAATCATCTCTATGGTGGGTAAGGCGCAAAACTCAAAGCCGCCTATTAGTGTACTCGCCGACAAAGTGTCAGCGGTGTTTGTTCCTAGCGTGATTATTATTGCGATCCTGACGGCATTGGTTTGGTATAACGTCTCTTTTTACTTTGCTCAAGACTCGGCTTTGTATGGCTACATTCTTGTTACCAGTATTTCAGTGTTAATTATTGCTTGTCCTTGTGCATTGGGGTTAGCCACGCCCATCTCAACCATGATTGGTATTGGTAAAGCCGCTGAATATGGTGGTCTGATCCGTAATGGTGATGCGTTACAGCGAGCCAGTGAGTTGACCGTTTTGGTGTTGGATAAAACAGGCACTATTACTCAGGGCAAACCTCAAGTCATGAGTCAGGCAATCAGTGAGCGCGCTCAAGAAGAAGTCTTACTGCCTATCGTGGCGGCGTTGGAGCGTCGAGCTAATCATCCTTTAGCCGATGCGTTATTGCAGCATTGCGAGGCTAAGTGGTCTGTGCAAGCGGTCGATGTGGTGGCGTTTGATTCTCTCATTGGATTAGGCGTTACGGGGCAAGTTAATAATCAGGAATATTTTTTAGGCAATGAGCGTTTAATGAAAGAAAAGGGGATTCCTTTGGATTTACCCCTACCATGTTTGACGTTCAGCACTGCAACACCTGTCTATCTTTCGGACAAATCAAGATTACTTGCGATTTTTTTGATTGAAGACCCTCTTAAACAGGGCGTTGAATTGGCTATTTCAAACTTTAAAGCTCAAGGGCTCAAGGTCATTATGCTGACGGGTGATCACCATGCTACGGCGACACACGTTGCAAATGCGGTTGGTATTCAAGACTTTCATGCACAGCTGATGCCCAACGATAAGTTAGATTGGATAAAGCAGCTTCAAGCGCAGGGTGAGGTGGTTGGCATGATTGGTGATGGCATTAATGATGCGCCCGCTCTGGCGCAGGCGGATGTTGGTTTTGCCATGGGGGCAGGGACGGATATCGCCATGGAGAGCGCGGACATCACCTTGCTAAGTAACGATCTGCACAGTGTTGCGGATGTGATTCAAATTAGCAGAGCCACTTTAAAGAATATCAAACAAAATTTATGGGGTGCCTTTATTTATAACGGCTTAGGGATTCCTATTGCGGCGGGAATTTTGTTTCCTTTTACTGGCTGGTTACTCAGCCCTGTTGTGGCTGGTGCGGCGATGTCATTATCGTCGGTTACTGTGGTGAGTAACGCCAATAGACTGCGATTATTACGAATTTCTCGTACTAAAACTCAGCATGAGGTGTCTAAAAATGCTCATTAA